From Aedes albopictus strain Foshan chromosome 1, AalbF5, whole genome shotgun sequence, one genomic window encodes:
- the LOC109622450 gene encoding uncharacterized protein LOC109622450, producing MNVKIYLSSKLVEQCTFCQLFGLIEVQRDEIRFVVLDSRLLPGTYLIGEICSESDYHRQQHLQDVVDTSGTATLHEENFLRLSISDRGRIKHVATKVKGVTIETLNKVLIIYDEQGFANLAENRQQLLQPDENDNDLLHLARLIKSSKPLRNSALKDLFGYAMDCRLARVLEVLMRPVLAVLRVFLRKTALFYHFSEWYTSIRNKGSEGAKWALLFDIGLGVAVLSLVLYFGNPGVYFMHYAGLVVHYLRELLQTLRGSPIGLKLNAPLNDFFLSCFLYQVNLWWSFLIIVSPAIRFLFLPLSILGLLGLSFQLAMLSDLIILISLHAHCFYIYAAVLYRIEIGGIRALCRIVLGKKKNVLRDRVESHEYMNRQLFLATLTFAVLLFLLPTILVYYVVFAMLRFAIYCASFTLMTIRRTILQFPFDGMIRWLRGVYTSLESMEIYNIGAQARENITIIYIAPRSSSSFWSGVSWSSDEEAAPFDDGGAAKKGRSPVAMRSISIGQFFCSLVRGEMVPFIQPDESVHLKVE from the exons atgaacgtgaaaatCTACCTTTCGTCCAAGCTGGTGGAGCAGTGCACCTTCTGCCAGCTATTCGGCTTGATCGAGGTGCAACGGGACGAGATTCGATTCGTGGTGCTAGATAGCCGCCTGCTCCCGGGTACGTATCTGATCGGCGAGATTTGCAGTGAGTCGGACTACCACCGCCAACAGCACCTGCAGGATGTCGTGGACACATCCGGTACCGCCACCCTCCACGAGGAAAATTTCCTGCGGTTGTCCATATCGGACCGAGGCCGAATCAAACACGTCGCCACCAAAGTCAAAGGGGTGACCATCGAAACCCTGAACAAGGTGCTGATCATCTACGACGAGCAGGGGTTCGCAAATTTGGCCGAGAACCGGCAGCAGCTGTTGCAGCCGGACGAGAACGATAACGACCTGCTGCATCTGGCGCGATTGATCAAATCGTCCAAGCCGCTCAGGAACTCGGCCCTGAAGGATCTATTCGGATATGCGATGGATTGTCGGTTGGCCAGGGTGCTGGAGGTCTTGATGAGGCCAGTTCTGGCAGTGTTAAGGGTTTTCCTTCGGAAGACGGCGTTGTTCTACCATTTTTCCGAGTGGTACACCAGTATTCGGAACAAGGGCAGCGAAGG TGCCAAATGGGCTCTCCTATTCGATATAGGCCTCGGAGTTGCTGTCCTGTCGTTGGTCTTGTACTTCGGAAATCCAGGAGTATATTTTATGCACTATGCTGGG CTGGTGGTGCACTACCTGCGTGAACTGCTACAAACTCTCCGCGGAAGCCCCATCGGCCTGAAACTGAACGCTCCGCTCAATGATTTCTTCCTGAGCTGCTTCCTGTACCAGGTCAACCTCTGGTGGTCGTTCCTGATCATCGTCTCACCGGCCATCCGGTTTCTGTTCCTTCCGCTGTCGATCCTCGGTCTGCTGGGACTTTCCTTCCAGCTGGCCATGCTGTCCGACTTGATCATACTAATCAGCCTGCACGCGCACTGCTTCTACATCTACGCGGCCGT TTTGTATCGAATCGAAATCGGTGGCATACGGGCCCTGTGCCGGATTGTCCTGGGCAAGAAGAAGAACGTGCTTCGCGATCGGGTCGAGTCGCATGAGTACATGAACCGGCAGCTATTCCTGGCCACATTGACCTTCGCGGTGCTGCTGTTCTTGCTGCCGACCATCCTGGTGTACTACGTGGTCTTCGCTATG CTCCGGTTCGCGATCTACTGCGCGTCGTTTACGTTGATGACGATCCGCCGAACGATCCTGCAGTTCCCGTTCGACGGAATGATCCGTTGGCTGCGCGGAGTCTACACCAGCCTGGAGAGCATGGAGATCTATAACATTGGTGCGCAAGCCCGGGAGAACATCACCATAATCTACATCGCACCGCGATCGAGTTCCAGCTTCTGGAGCGGAGTAAGCTGGAGTAGCGACGAAGAAGCGGCACCTTTCGATGATGGAGGTGCTGCTAAGAAAGGACGTTCGCCGGTGGCGATGCGATCGATCTCGATAGGGCAGTTTTTCTGTAGTCTGGTTCGCGGAGAGATGGTACCGTTCATCCAGCCGGATGAGAGCGTCCACCTGAAGGTGGAATAA
- the LOC109622449 gene encoding TM2 domain-containing protein CG11103, with the protein MIKNRLFLLLLTSILIVETAQITKDNKDSPASSSSSSSVNQQPHEFNPLGPLVKCSFLPLEFMDCDEPLDHKGNRTARDELGHGCVKFGGVHYDDVETTKVRCVVFESIECFGPREFMRDGFPCVKYTDHYFVTTLLYSILLGFLGMDRFCLGQTGTAVGKLLTLGGIGIWWIVDIVLLITNNLLPEDGSNWNNKV; encoded by the coding sequence ATGATCAAAAATCGTCTTTTCCTGTTGCTTCTGACCAGCATCCTGATAGTCGAAACGGCCCAGATCACCAAAGACAACAAGGACAgtcccgcgtcgtcgtcgtcatcatcgtctgtGAATCAGCAGCCGCACGAGTTCAATCCGCTCGGGCCGCTGGTCAAGTGTTCCTTTCTGCCGTTGGAATTCATGGACTGCGACGAACCGCTGGACCACAAAGGTAATCGCACAGCCAGGGACGAGCTTGGCCATGGGTGCGTCAAGTTTGGTGGCGTCCACTACGATGACGTCGAAACGACCAAGGTGCGCTGCGTGGTGTTCGAGAGCATCGAATGCTTCGGACCGCGGGAGTTCATGCGGGATGGGTTCCCTTGTGTCAAGTATACGGACCACTATTTCGTGACCACGCTGCTGTACAGCATTCTGTTGGGGTTCCTTGGAATGGATCGGTTCTGCCTGGGACAAACGGGAACGGCCGTCGGGAAGCTGCTGACCCTTGGCGGGATCGGCATCTGGTGGATAGTGGACATTGTGCTGCTGATAACGAACAATCTGCTACCGGAGGACGGAAGCAACTGGAACAATAAGGTCTAG
- the LOC115260107 gene encoding uncharacterized protein K02A2.6-like, whose protein sequence is MLPYNADAFSRLPVGAKTPDNVVEEVDLLEVSIIETLPLTVDDLAKSTAADSTVQVLLQGLRNGKTVEARDRFGIDQTEFALQQGCIMRGIRVYVPPDLRRKVLTELHSTHFGTTRLKSLARGYVWWERIDKDIEELVRCCAACQMTRPDPVKVPLHCWEKPKEPFERVHVDFAGPFMGTYFIVFVDAYTKWPEVRILRDITTSTTIHACREFFASFGIPAVLVSDHGVQFTSTDFQRFLQLNGIVHKMGAPYHPATNGQAERFIQTFKNKMKALSCDKSRMHPELCNILLSYRKTIHPATGKSPSMMLFNRQIRSRLDLMVPNASASAKNPDVCAKSLAEGTRVAARDYLDKEKWKYGHVAEKLGKLHYNIKLDDGRLWKRHIDQLREVGANLPARSTLPAIPVEMETVPAVPRSDVPTQTPCAAVPPPITAATPIAEPQPSTSASAVPRPNVPPAVPEPRPQIPGVRAEPNYQQSPRRSSRIIKPPRRLDL, encoded by the coding sequence atgctgccttacaaTGCGGATGCATTTTCCCGTTTGCCTGTCGGTGCGAAGACACCGGACAACGTCGTCGAGGAGGTTGACTTGCTTGAGGTCAGCATAATCGAGACACTGCCGCTGACGGTCGACGATCTCGCGAAGTCGACTGCTGCTGATTCTACTGTACAAGTGCTACTGCAAGGTCTGAGAAACGGGAAAACGGTGGAAGCCCGCGATCGGTTCGGAATCGATCAAACCGAGTTCGCACTACAACAAGGATGCATCATGCGTGGGATCCGTGTGTATGTCCCACCGGATTTGCGACGGAAGGTGTTAACGGAGCTGCACTCTACTCACTTTGGGACTACACGGCTGAAGTCGCTCGCCAGAGGCTACGTCTGGTGGGAGCGAATCGACAAGGACATCGAGGAGCTTGTCCGATGCTGCGCGGCTTGTCAGATGACACGCCCTGATCCAGTGAAGGTCCCTCTACACTGCTGGGAGAAGCCAAAGGAGCCGTTTGAGAGAGTGCACGTGGACTTTGCAGGTCCATTCATGGGCACGTACTTTATCGTGTTTGTGGATGCCTACACCAAGTGGCCGGAAGTGCGGATCCTCCGTGACATCACCACGAGCACCACCATCCATGCGTGTCGTGAATTCTTTGCTTCCTTTGGGATACCCGCTGTGCTCGTCAGCGATCATGGCGTGCAGTTCACGTCGACTGATTTCCAGAGGTTTTTGCAGCTCAACGGAATCGTTCACAAGATGGGTGCTCCGTATCACCCGGCTACAAACGGACAGGCCGAGCGTTTCATCCAAACGTTCAAAAACAAAATGAAAGCCCTAAGCTGCGACAAGTCGAGGATGCATCCGGAGCTCTGCAACATCCTGCTCAGCTACCGGAAAACCATACACCCTGCCACCGGAAAGTCGCCTTCAATGATGCTGTTCAACAGACAAATCCGGTCTCGACTTGACCTGATGGTGCCTAATGCTTCTGCCTCCGCGAAGAATCCAGATGTTTGTGCCAAATCGCTCGCGGAGGGGACGAGAGTCGCTGCTCGTGACTATTTGGACAAGGAGAAGTGGAAATACGGTCACGTTGCGGAGAAACTGGGCAAACTTCACTACAACATCAAGTTGGATGACGGTCGACTCTGGAAGCGCCATATCGACCAGCTACGGGAGGTCGGTGCCAACCTGCCAGCACGCTCTACGCTGCCGGCAATTCCCGTGGAGATGGAAACCGTTCCAGCTGTTCCACGAAGCGATGTCCCGACACAGACTCCATGTGCTGCCGTTCCGCCGCCAATAACTGCGGCAACCCCGATTGCTGAACCACAACCTTCGACGAGTGCATCTGCTGTACCCCGGCCGAACGTACCACCTGCGGTACCTGAGCCAAGGCCGCAGATCCCTGGAGTACGCGCTGAACCCAACTACCAGCAATCACCAAGGCGATCATCAAGGATTATTAAACCGCCTCGGAGACTGGATCTGTAG
- the LOC115258095 gene encoding uncharacterized protein K02A2.6-like — protein MQGDENPANSVANAQNRALFAPGGGPAGGGAPPYAAAVAPVAMQSTFTVEPFDRHKMKWSRWVERLEGAFLLFGVGPQAKLPMLLHYMGAETYDVVSDKIAPEKPQTKTYDEVVQILETHFNPEPLEILENFRFKCRKQGDERAEESIDDYLIALRKLAITCNFGNYLNTALRNQFVFGINDRGIQARLLEVRNLTLDRAREIAVSMEASAKGGQEIHSRQGKPELNLVEHLPNKHAKPKANKKCVVPAKKVSAEAHSDKKKGECFRCGSPAHFANKCPHVKTTCNYCKVAGHLQKVCLKKIAAEGTRRKSDTHQLDQNAGNGNCGGSVHTEEICGVYDAADFNNSVDKFWLELSVNNATVKFEVDSGSPVSIMSVSDQRRIFPTAKLHHPDTALVSYSGNMIELCGMCVVRVNYGGQNHELLLYVAKNKKHPLLGRGWMKVLNIDVNKFYENVHTIAVDNSAESVKKLIERYGNVCEKSMGKIEGLTAKLQLKPDVRPVYLRARPVPFSIRDAVEEEIKTLEKNGVLVKVNHSAWATPVVPVMKMNNRVRLCGDYKITVNPNLVVDEHPLPTVEELFANVAGGEKFTKIDLSQAYLQLEVSPEDQEVLTLSTHLGLYRPTRLMYGVSSAPAVWQRLMEEVLNGIPGVTVFLDDIRVTGPNDQVHLQRLEEVLKRLSQYNMRINLDKCQFFADQIEYCGYLIDRNGIHKVRNKIDAIQNMPAPTTKEQVRSFVGLVNYYGRFFPHLSTTIYPLNRLLRNNVAFHWTKECEEAFSKVKDEMQSDRFLVHYSTELPLVLATDASPYGVGAVLSHIMPDGTERPIMYASKTLNDTQRRYKQIDREAYAIIFGVRKFYQYLYGRKFWLVTDNEPVKQIFSETKGLPAMSALRMQHYATFLASFRYIIKFRPTKEH, from the coding sequence ATGCAAGGTGACGAAAATCCGGCCAATTCCGTGGCCAATGCGCAAAACCGGGCTCTGTTTGCTCCCGGTGGTGGACCGGCTGGAGGAGGTGCTCCGCCATACGCTGCTGCTGTGGCCCCAGTCGCGATGCAGTCGACGTTCACAGTCGAGCCATTTGATCGCCATAAGATGAAATGGTCCCGCTGGGTGGAGCGGCTGGAGGGTGCTTTTTTGCTGTTCGGAGTTGGTCCCCAGGCGAAGCTGCCGATGCTGCTGCACTATATGGGAGCCGAAACTTACGATGTAGTTTCGGACAAAATTGCTCCGGAAAAACCGCAGACGAAGACCTACGACGAAGTGGTGCAGATTCTCGAAACCCATTTCAACCCGGAACCACTCGAGATCTTGGAAAACTTCCGGTTCAAATGTCGCAAGCAAGGCGATGAACGTGCTGAGGAATCGATCGACGATTATCTCATTGCTTTGAGAAAGTTGGCCATAACCTGCAATTTTGGCAACTATCTCAATACTGCGTTGCGGAATCAGTTTGTTTTCGGGATTAATGATCGGGGAATTCAGGCGCGTCTGCTAGAGGTGCGCAATCTTACGCTGGACCGTGCCCGTGAGATTGCAGTGTCGATGGAGGCATCGGCCAAAGGTGGACAAGAGATCCATTCGCGTCAGGGAAAACCGGAGCTGAACCTCGTGGAGCATCTGCCAAACAAGCACGCAAAACCGAAGGCGAACAAAAAGTGCGTCGTTCCTGCGAAGAAAGTGAGTGCAGAAGCACACAGTGATAAGAAGAAGGGAGAGTGTTTTCGTTGCGGGAGCCCCGCTCACTTCGCAAATAAGTGCCCGCACGTGAAGACGACGTGCAACTACTGCAAGGTGGCAGGCCACTTGCAAAAAGTTTGCCTGAAGAAGATTGCGGCAGAGGGTACCCGAAGAAAAAGTGATACACACCAGCTGGATCAAAATGCGGGGAATGGAAACTGCGGAGGAAGTGTGCATACGGAAGAGATCTGCGGAGTGTATGATGCTGCTGATTTCAACAATAGCGTTGACAAGTTCTGGCTGGAGCTGTCAGTGAACAATGCCACGGTGAAATTTGAAGTTGACAGCGGCTCGCCAGTATCGATCATGAGTGTGTCGGACCAGAGAAGAATCTTTCCGACGGCTAAATTGCATCACCCGGACACTGCTTTGGTGAGCTACAGTGGGAACATGATCGAGCTGTGCGGAATGTGTGTTGTGCGCGTGAATTACGGTGGACAAAATCACGAACTGTTGCTGTACGTGGCGAAGAACAAAAAGCATCCACTGCTGGGTCGTGGGTGGATGAAAGTGCTGAACATTGATGTGAACAAGTTTTACGAAAACGTCCACACGATCGCGGTTGACAACAGTGCTGAATCGGTGAAAAAGCTCATTGAGCGATACGGAAACGTCTGTGAGAAGTCGATGGGTAAAATCGAAGGGCTAACAGCCAAGCTGCAATTGAAGCCAGATGTGCGGCCGGTGTATTTGCGTGCGCGACCGGTTCCGTTTTCCATTCGGGATGCGGTCGAAGAGGAGAtaaaaaccctagagaagaatgGTGTGTTGGTGAAAGTGAACCACAGTGCGTGGGCGACACCGGTTGTCCCAGTGATGAAAATGAACAATCGAGTGCGACTATGCGGTGATTATAAGATCACAGTGAATCCTAATCTCGTGGTCGATGAACACCCCCTGCCCACCGTCGAGGAGCTGTTTGCTAATGTGGCAGGTGGTGAGAAGTTTACGAAGATTGATCTCTCGCAAGCCTATCTGCAGCTGGAGGTCAGTCCGGAGGATCAGGAGGTCCTCACTTTGAGCACTCATCTGGGACTGTACAGACCGACGAGGCTGATGTACGGAGTCAGCTCCGCTCCGGCTGTCTGGCAACGCTtgatggaggaagtactgaacggGATTCCAGGTGTAACGGTATTTCTGGACGACATTCGAGTAACGGGGCCTAACGACCAGGTCCACCTGCAGCGTCTCGAAGAAGTACTGAAGCGGCTCAGCCAATACAACATGCGGATCAACCTGGACAAATGTCAGTTCTTTGCTGATCAAATCGAATACTGCGGCTACTTGATCGATCGCAACGGAATCCATAAGGTAAGAAATAAGATTGATGCCATTCAGAACATGCCTGCGCCGACGACCAAAGAGCAAGTCCGCTCATTTGTTGGGTTGGTCAATTATTACGGTCGCTTCTTCCCACATTTGAGTACGACTATATACCCGTTGAACCGTCTACTGCGTAACAATGTGGCTTTCCATTGGACAAAGGAGTGCGAAGAAGCCTTTTCGAAGGTGAAGGACGAAATGCAATCCGACCGGTTCTTGGTACACTACAGTACGGAGTTACCATTGGTGCTGGCGACCGATGCGTCTCCATACGGGGTCGGTGCAGTGCTTAGCCACATTATGCCGGACGGTACTGAGCGACCAATCATGTACGCGTCGAAGACACTGAACGATACTCAGCGAAGGTACAAGCAAATCGACCGTGAAGCTTATGCGATCATCTTTGGAGTGCGGAAGTTCTACCAATACTTGTATGGACGGAAGTTTTGGCTCGTTACCGACAATGAGCCGGTGAAGCAGATATTTTCGGAAACCAAGGGTTTGCCGGCAATGTCGGCACTACGGATGCAGCACTACGCGACGTTCCTCGCGTCGTTCCGCTACATCATCAAGTTTCGTCCAACGAAGGAgcattag